A stretch of Prunus dulcis chromosome 6, ALMONDv2, whole genome shotgun sequence DNA encodes these proteins:
- the LOC117633013 gene encoding LOW QUALITY PROTEIN: protein CPR-5 (The sequence of the model RefSeq protein was modified relative to this genomic sequence to represent the inferred CDS: inserted 1 base in 1 codon), with protein MDTPSSSPPSLQLLAAKPCVLSDQANTVDHENAATATTTTTTTVNDNPNPSNPTVRNLSPSDERPAKPICRNIKKTKRKGLKDAAAAPSSSCGSTSSGSSFRGTRVAGKRRSPKMVFTAPPRNPDADEIAFRLGMSIAAFVAQILERNGEVGGGMSSDHLAKICASAVRESLANVFGNTCDCFIQNFEKSFGSTLRTLKSIKESSTNNRGCLSSHQNMEGSSLHVTRDEQDGASSSDIEDCHSKAMSHTDATQGQLNYRDELNRSMLTSSLNLELALHGQTNQLTYIPPRTSESGANQSMLRTIRKSVIEQARANDLKTLELNLTMQRLKLKETQLSLNYDSNQLQRSKFSMDISKASFKAEKFKSQLEDTRHAELLKKCIDCLVAGLLVMIASLIYGAYVYSYKRLTEATASCTPSTKESKSWLSWEAWXMTSFNSGFHVLRCKVEVVSRMLFGVLVILAIAFLLLQRSATAKQIMPVTFIILLLGIVCGFFGKLCVDTLGGSGYHWLIYWETLCMLHFFCNVCTSALFFILHGPIDVSQGTKGNTIFPYWIRRVVFYGTSFLFLPLFCGLVPFASVGEWKHHFLLLVTDLGYW; from the exons ATGGAcaccccttcttcttctccacctTCTCTACAACTCCTCGCCGCCAAACCTTGCGTTCTCAGCGATCAAGCCAACACCGTAGACCATGAAAAcgccgccaccgccaccactaccaccaccaccaccgtcAATGACAACCCCAACCCTTCaaatccaacggtccgaaacCTCTCTCCGTCTGATGAAAGACCGGCAAAACCCATCTGCAGGAACATAAAGAAGACGAAGAGAAAGGGATTAAAAGATGCAGCTGCAGCGCCATCTTCGTCTTGTGGTTCAACTTCTTCGGGTTCATCATTCAGGGGAACACGCGTGGCGGGCAAGCGCCGAAGCCCTAAAATGGTTTTCACTGCGCCTCCAAGAAACCCTGATGCCGATGAGATCGCGTTCCGTTTGGGAATGTCAATTGCAGCTTTTGTTGCCCAG ATTCTGGAAAGAAATGGCGAGGTAGGTGGAGGGATGTCTTCTGATCATCTTGCTAAG ATATGTGCTTCAGCTGTCAGAGAATCTTTAGCCAAT GTTTTCGGGAACACATGTGATTGTTTTATCCAAAACTTTGAAAAATCATTTGGGAGTACCTTGAGGACTCTAAAATCGATCAAGGAATCATCTACAAATAACAGGGGATGTCTCTCGAGCCACCAAAACATGGAAGGGTCTTCTCTACATGTGACTCGTGATGAACAAGATGGTGCAAGCAGCTCTGATATAGAAGATTGTCACTCAAAAGCAATGTCCCACACTGATGCAACCCAGGgtcaattaaattatagagATGAATTAAATCGGAGTATGTTAACAAGTTCTCTTAATCTGGAGCTTGCTCTGCATGGGCAAACAAACCAGTTGACTTATATTCCTCCAAGAACATCTGAATCTGGAGCCAACCAGTCCATGCTTAGAACTATTCGGAAGTCTGTCATAGAGCAAGCCCGTGCTAACGACCTTAAAACATTGGAGCTTAATCTTACAATGCAGAGACTAAAGTTGAAAGAGACACAGCTATCTCTCAACTATGATTCAAATCAACTGCAGAGatcaaaattttctatggaCATATCAAAAGCATCCTTCAAAGCTGAAAAGTTTAAGAGTCAATTAGAAGATACAAGACATGCTGAGCTGCTTAAAAAGTGCATTGACTGTCTAGTTGCTGGTTTGCTTGTCATGATTGCATCCCTGATATATGGTGCTTATGTGTATTCGTACAAAAGACTTACTGAAGCTACTGCATCCTGTACACCTTCAACAAAG GAGTCAAAGTCTTGGCTGAGCTGGGAAGCCT GAATGACATCTTTCAATTCAGGGTTTCATGTTCTAAGGTGCAAGGTTGAAGTTGTGAGCCGAATGCTATTTGGTGTCTTAGTGATTCTTGCAATTGCTTTTTTGCTCCTCCAGCGCTCTGCAACTGCAAAACAGATAATGCCAGTAACTTTCATAATCTTGCTACTGGGAATTGTGTGTGGTTTTTTTGGCAAGCTTTGTGTAGACACATTGGGAGGGAGTGGGTATCATTGGCTTATATATTGGGAGACTCTTTGCATGCTGCATTTCTTCTGTAATGTATGCACATCTGCTTTGTTTTTTATCCTCCATGGACCGATCGACGTGTCTCAaggaacaaaaggaaatacaataTTTCCATACTGGATTCGGCGGGTGGTGTTTTATGGTACTTCATTTCTGTTTCTGCCACTCTTTTGTGGCCTCGTGCCTTTCGCAAGTGTTGGTGAATGGAAACATCATTTCCTGCTGCTGGTCACTGATCTTGGTTACTGGTGA